One Camelina sativa cultivar DH55 chromosome 3, Cs, whole genome shotgun sequence genomic window carries:
- the LOC104778152 gene encoding C-type lectin receptor-like tyrosine-protein kinase At1g52310 — protein sequence MELKLGFNRKQSLFLISCLALLYLASFDTIFSESTQNATDIKKRSHRVSCPPDWIIGSNQTKCYAYFRNSTSWEKSETFCGTYGGHLASLASSKELSFVQKLCNGNCWIGGRSLNSTSSTSGFRWSWSDPKTPQWNQSMFPKVPVRTRCGNGNGSSSCRANICIAVTNGSTTPFFGERCNVSRAFICTVDSDFKCRNCHKYVIILAVVSGLILLTTFAIILWLLVYKRSKKRRKSRKVSNPSSSSSALVPPSWKIFTSEELRSMTKNFSEGNRLAGDAKTGGTYSGSLSDGTKVAVKRLKRSSFQRKKEFYSEIRRAVKLHHPNVVAIKGCCYDHGERFIVYEFIASGPLDRWLHHVPRGGRSLDWNMRLNIATTLAQGIAFLHDKVKPQVVHRDIRASNVLLDEEFGAHLMGVGLSKFVPWEIMQERTIMAGGTYGYLAPEYVYRNELTTKSDVYSFGVLLLEIVSGRRPTQAVNSTVGWQSIFEWATPLVQANRWLEILDPVITCGLPEASVVQKVVDLVYTCTQNVPSMRPRMSHVVHQLQQLVQPLDVK from the exons ATGGAGCTTAAGTTGGGTTTTAACCGGAAACAATCactgttcttgatttcttgtttgGCTCTTCTTTATCTTGCGTCCTTTGATACT atatTTAGTGAATCAACTCAGAATGCAACTGATATCAAGAAACGATCTCACAGAG TGTCTTGTCCTCCTGATTGGATCATTGGATCGAACCAAACGAAATGCTATGCCTACTTTCGAAATTCCACTTCATGGGAGAAGTCAGAAACGTTCTGTGGAACCTATGGTGGTCATTTAGCATCACTTGCATCGAGCAAAGAActcagctttgttcagaaaCTATGCAATGGGAACTGTTGGATTGGAGGAAGAAGTCTCAATTCTACTTCTTCTACCTCGGGTTTCCGTTGGAGCTGGTCTGATCCTAAGACGCCTCAATGGAACCAGTCCATGTTTCCCAAAGTTCCAGTTCGCACCCGCTGTGGCAATGGCAATGGCAGTTCATCTTGTCGTGCTAATATATGTATAGCTGTGACAAATGGTTCAACAACGCCATTCTTTGGTGAAAGATGCAATGTGTCTCGTGCTTTCATTTGCACGGTTGATTCTG ATTTCAAATGTCGCAATTGTCACAAATATGTAATCATCCTTGCTGTTGTCAGCGGTTTGATTCTCTTAACCACATTTGCCATCATATTATGGCTCCTTGTCTACAAACGAAGCAAGAAACGCCGTAAATCCCGAAAAGTATcaaatccatcttcttcttcttcagctttagTTCCTCCTTCATGGAAGATCTTCACTAGCGAAGAACTAAGATCAATGACGAAGAACTTCAGTGAAGGGAACCGTCTGGCCGGGGATGCAAAAACCGGTGGAACCTATAGCGGTAGTTTATCAGACGGGACTAAAGTGGCGGTCAAGAGATTGAAAAGGTCTAGTtttcagagaaagaaagagttcTACTCCGAGATTAGAAGAGCTGTTAAACTTCATCATCCGAATGTAGTGGCTATCAAAGGTTGTTGCTATGATCATGGAGAACGTTTCATTGTTTATGAGTTCATAGCTAGTGGTCCGCTCGATAGATGGCTGCACCATGTGCCTAGAGGTGGTAGGAGTTTGGACTGGAACATGAGATTGAACATAGCCACAACTCTTGCCCAAGGAATAGC GTTTCTACACGACAAGGTCAAGCCACAAGTGGTGCACCGTGACATCCGTGCAAGCAATGTACTGCTAGACGAGGAGTTTGGAGCTCATTTAATGGGTGTTGGTCTGTCAAAATTTGTTCCTTGGGAAATAATGCAAGAGAGAACCATAATGGCGGGTGGAACCTATGGTTACCTAGCACCTGAATACGTATACAGAAACGAGCTCACCACAAAGAGTGATGTCTACAGCTTTGGAGTCCTTTTGCTTGAGATTGTAAGCGGCCGTAGACCGACTCAAGCGGTTAATTCTACGGTTGGGTGGCAGAGCATATTCGAATGGGCAACACCGTTGGTTCAGGCTAACAGGTGGTTAGAGATTCTTGATCCGGTTATCACGTGCGGTTTACCGGAAGCGAGTGTGGTTCAGAAAGTTGTGGATTTGGTTTATACTTGTACTCAGAATGTGCCATCGATGCGTCCAAGGATGTCTCATGTTGTTCATCAGCTTCAGCAATTGGTCCAACCGTTAGATGTGAAATAA
- the LOC104778153 gene encoding uncharacterized protein LOC104778153, whose protein sequence is MFLLRCFKPKFYKKSKSTTSYMKIRLDIVRKKRTAMVRNYKTDIANFLKNEQDCEAYRRAELLLEELRIISCYDLIERFCDCISENLPLMLKKRECPEECREAVSSLIYATAWVPDVPELKDLRAVFTKRFGNFTASSVNHELVEKTGSRRLPSRELKIQTLKDIANEFSINWDPTALKLMLLTETSALQIEGKMETGADDPKIERDKSIIDDQSEDESVLSESTWRGDLLSKGSFSSSSSSSPSSLRRESVRKKKRKEILPYGIISPPYNEEKEENRKSTDRENSRLLGIQGSKSLTSTSKNEVSTTRENERTSSFQRPKLLDYDDVVARLAAMRLR, encoded by the exons ATGTTTCTTCTTAGGTGCTTCAAACCAAAGTTCTACAAGAAAAG CAAATCTACAACCAGCTACATGAAAATTCGGCTTGATATAGTGAGGAAAAAAAGGACTGCGATGGTTAGAAATTATAAAACAGATATTGCCAATTTCCTCAAGAATGAGCAAGATTGTGAAGCTTATAGAAGA GCAGAACTATTACTCGAAGAGCTTAGAATAATATCGTGCTACGATCTCATTGAGCGCTTCTGCGATTGTATCTCTGAAAATCTCCCACTAATGCTGAAGAAAAG GGAATGTCCTGAAGAATGTAGAGAAGCTGTTTCCTCTTTGATATATGCAACGGCGTGGGTTCCTGATGTTCCTGAACTTAAGGATCTCAGAGCCGTGTTTACGAAAAGATTCGGAAATTTCACAGCTTCATCTGTAAATCATGAG CTAGTTGAGAAAACTGGATCGAGAAGACTACCTTCACGGGAGCTCAAGATTCAGACTTTGAAAGATATTGCGAATGAGTTTTCCATTAACTGGGATCCTACAGCTCTGAAACTGATGCTGCTCACAGAGACTTCAGCTCTGCAG ATTGAGGGGAAGATGGAGACAGGAGCTGACGATCCGAAGATTGAAAGAGATAAAAGCATCATAGATGATCAAAGCGAGGACGAATCGGTTCTTTCAGAGAGTACTTGGAGAGGAGACTTATTGTCCAAAGGCAGTTTTAGTTCTAGTTCAAGCTCGAGCCCGAGTTCTCTAAGAAGAGAATCtgtaaggaagaagaagaggaaggagataTTACCTTACGGCATAATCTCTCCTCCATACAacgaggagaaagaagagaatagAAAGAGTACGGATCGAGAAAACTCAAGGTTACTTGGAATACAAGGCAGTAAGAGTCTCACAAGCACAAGCAAGAACGAAGTTTCCACAACAAGAGAGAACGAGAGAACGTCATCGTTTCAGAGACCAAAGCTCCTGGATTATGATGACGTTGTCGCTCGTCTTGCAGCTATGCGCCTGAGATAA
- the LOC104778154 gene encoding uncharacterized protein LOC104778154 isoform X2, with protein MGCAQSKIENEEAVTRCKERKQLMKDAVTARNAFAAAHSAYAMALKNTGAALSDYSHGEFLVSNHHSSSASAAAIASTSSLPTAVSPPPPTSVAAVSNPPAPSSSSSAEPIPDTLPPPPPPPPLPLQRAATMPEMNGRSGGGPSGNGLNGIEEDGALDHDDDDDDDDDDDDSEVEENRDRLIRKSKSRGGSSSTRTRNTIDDHQHHHLEEKAPPPPPAANSRPTPPPRLQQHQQQQQQPFYDYFFPNVETMPGTTLEDTPPQPQVAKPLPPQPRSPVTEEEEDDDDDDDDDDDEEEEEEEAVEAVDERKAPPVEERPKRVEEVSVVELEKVTNLRGVKKSKVMGMVGERRGMRMPGTTNLGNVFNELDDSFLKASESAHEVSKMLEATRLHYHSNFADNRGHIDHSARVMRVITWNRSFRGIPNADDGKDDVDLEENETHATILDKLLAWEKKLYDEVKAGELMKIEYQKKVAHLNRVKKRGGHSDSLERAKAAVSHLHTRYIVDMQSMDSTVSEINRLRDEQLYLKLLHLVDAMGKMWEMMQKHHQRQAEISKVLRSLDVSQTVKETNDHHHERTIQLLAVVQEWHTQFCRMIDHQKEYIKALAGWIKLNLIPIESTLKEKVSSPPRVPNPAIQKLLTVWYDRLDKIPDEMARTAIINFAAVISTIMQQQEDEINLRNKCEETRKELGRKIRQFEDWYYKYMQKRGPEGMNPDGSEADNDHKDEVVVRQFNVEQIKKRLEEEEEAYHRQSQQVREKSLASLRTRLPELFQAMSEVAYSCSDMYRAVTYVTQRQSQSERHQKHTQGQGS; from the exons atGGGTTGTGCTCAGTCAAAG ATCGAGAACGAAGAAGCAGTGACACGTTGCAAAGAACGAAAACAATTAATGAAAGATGCCGTAACAGCTCGTAACGCTTTCGCCGCCGCTCACTCTGCTTACGCCATGGCTCTTAAAAACACCGGAGCTGCTCTCTCCGATTACTCCCACGGCGAATTCTTAGTCTCTAATCATCACTCCTCATCCGCCTCAGCTGCTGCTATCGCTTCTACTTCCTCCCTTCCCACCGctgtttctcctcctcctcctacttcCGTCGCCGCCGTTTCTAATCCCCccgctccttcttcttcttcctccgccgAGCCGATTCCTGatactcttcctcctcctcctcctccacctccgcTTCCTCTTCAACGTGCTGCTACTATGCCGGAGATGAACGGTAGATCCGGTGGTGGTCCTTCTGGGAACGGTCTCAACGGAATTGAAGAAGACGGTGCCCTAGATCacgatgacgacgatgatgatgatgatgatgatgatgactccgAAGTGGAGGAGAATCGTGACCGTTTGATTAGGAAATCGAAGAGCCGTGGaggtagtagtagtactagaACGAGGAATACGATTGatgatcatcaacatcatcacctGGAGGAGAAGGCGCCGCCACCTCCTCCGGCGGCGAATTCACGGCCAACTCCTCCGCCACGTCTGCAGCAGcatcaacaacagcagcagcaacctTTCTACGATTACTTCTTCCCTAATGTTGAGACTATGCCTGGAACCACATTAGAAGACACTCCTCCACAACCACAGGTTGCAAAACCTCTCCCTCCTCAACCACGTTCACCAgtcacagaggaagaagaagatgatgatgatgacgatgacgatgatgatgatgaagaggaagaagaagaggaggcgGTGGAGGCCGTGGATGAACGGAAAGCTCCTCCGGTGGAGGAAAGACCAAAAAGAGTGGAGGAAGTGAGTGTTGTTGAATTGGAAAAAGTTACTAATTTGAGAGGGGTGAAGAAGAGTAAAGTGATGGGGATGGTCGGAGAGAGGAGAGGAATGAGAATGCCGGGGACGACGAATTTGGGGAATGTATTCAATGAGCTTGATGATAGTTTCTTGAAAGCTTCTGAAAGTGCTCATGAGGTTTCTAAGATGCTTGAAGCTACTAGGCTCCATTACCATTCTAATTTTGCAGATAACCGAG GACATATTGATCACTCTGCTAGAGTGATGCGTGTAATTACATGGAATAGATCGTTTAGAGGTATACCAAATGCTGATGATGGGAAAGATGATGTCgatttggaagaaaatgaaactcATGCTACTATTCTTGACAAATTGTTAGCATGGGAAAAGAAGCTCTACGACGAAGTCAAG GCTGGTGAACTCATGAAAATCGAGTACCAGAAAAAGGTTGCTCATTTGAATCGGGTGAAGAAACGAGGTGGTCACTCGGATTCATTAGAGAGAGCCAAAGCAGCAGTTAGTCATTTGCATACAAGATACATAGTTGATATGCAATCCATGGACTCCACAGTTTCAGAAATCAATCGTCTTCGGGATGAACAACTATACTTAAAGCTCCTTCACCTTGTCGACGC AATGGGGAAGATGTGGGAAATGATGCAAAAGCATCATCAAAGACAAGCTGAGATCTCAAAGGTTTTGAGATCTCTAGACGTTTCGCAAACTGTGAAAGAAACAAATGATCATCATCACGAACGTACTATCCAGCTCTTGGCGGTGGTTCAAGAATGGCACACACAGTTTTGCAGGATGATAGATCATCAGAAAGAATACATAAAAGCGCTTGCCGGATGGATAAAGCTAAATCTCATACCTATCGAAAGCACACTCAAGGAGAAAGTATCTTCGCCTCCTCGAGTTCCCAATCCCGCAATCCAAAAACTCCTCACCGTTTGGTATGATCGTTTAGATAAAATCCCTGACGAAATGGCGAGAACTGCCATAATCAATTTTGCAGCGGTTATAAGCACGATAATGCAGCAGCAAGAAGATGAGATAAATCTCAGAAACAAATGTGAAGAGACAAGAAAAGAACTAGGAAGAAAAATCAGACAGTTTGAGGATTGGTACTATAAATACATGCAGAAAAGAGGACCGGAGGGGATGAATCCGGATGGGTCAGAAGCGGATAACGATCACAAAGACGAGGTCGTTGTGAG GCAATTCAATGTAGAACAAATTAAGAAGaggttggaagaagaagaagaagcttaccaCAGACAAAGCCAACAAGTTAGAGAAAAGTCATTGGCTAGTCTTCGAACTCGCCTTCCTGAGCTTTTTCAGGCAATGTCCGAGGTTGCATATTCATGTTCGGATATGTATAGAGCTGTTACGTATGTGACTCAGCGGCAAAGCCAAAGCGAACGGCATCAGAAACATACCCAGGGACAGGGTTCGTAA
- the LOC104778154 gene encoding uncharacterized protein LOC104778154 isoform X1, which yields MGCAQSKIENEEAVTRCKERKQLMKDAVTARNAFAAAHSAYAMALKNTGAALSDYSHGEFLVSNHHSSSASAAAIASTSSLPTAVSPPPPTSVAAVSNPPAPSSSSSAEPIPDTLPPPPPPPPLPLQRAATMPEMNGRSGGGPSGNGLNGIEEDGALDHDDDDDDDDDDDDSEVEENRDRLIRKSKSRGGSSSTRTRNTIDDHQHHHLEEKAPPPPPAANSRPTPPPRLQQHQQQQQQPFYDYFFPNVETMPGTTLEDTPPQPQVAKPLPPQPRSPVTEEEEDDDDDDDDDDDEEEEEEEAVEAVDERKAPPVEERPKRVEEVSVVELEKVTNLRGVKKSKVMGMVGERRGMRMPGTTNLGNVFNELDDSFLKASESAHEVSKMLEATRLHYHSNFADNRGHIDHSARVMRVITWNRSFRGIPNADDGKDDVDLEENETHATILDKLLAWEKKLYDEVKAGELMKIEYQKKVAHLNRVKKRGGHSDSLERAKAAVSHLHTRYIVDMQSMDSTVSEINRLRDEQLYLKLLHLVDAMGKMWEMMQKHHQRQAEISKVLRSLDVSQTVKETNDHHHERTIQLLAVVQEWHTQFCRMIDHQKEYIKALAGWIKLNLIPIESTLKEKVSSPPRVPNPAIQKLLTVWYDRLDKIPDEMARTAIINFAAVISTIMQQQEDEINLRNKCEETRKELGRKIRQFEDWYYKYMQKRGPEGMNPDGSEADNDHKDEVVVRQFNVEQIKKRLEEEEEAYHRQSQQVREKSLASLRTRLPELFQAMSEVAYSCSDMYRAVTYVTQRQSQSERHQKHTQGQGS from the exons atGGGTTGTGCTCAGTCAAAG ATCGAGAACGAAGAAGCAGTGACACGTTGCAAAGAACGAAAACAATTAATGAAAGATGCCGTAACAGCTCGTAACGCTTTCGCCGCCGCTCACTCTGCTTACGCCATGGCTCTTAAAAACACCGGAGCTGCTCTCTCCGATTACTCCCACGGCGAATTCTTAGTCTCTAATCATCACTCCTCATCCGCCTCAGCTGCTGCTATCGCTTCTACTTCCTCCCTTCCCACCGctgtttctcctcctcctcctacttcCGTCGCCGCCGTTTCTAATCCCCccgctccttcttcttcttcctccgccgAGCCGATTCCTGatactcttcctcctcctcctcctccacctccgcTTCCTCTTCAACGTGCTGCTACTATGCCGGAGATGAACGGTAGATCCGGTGGTGGTCCTTCTGGGAACGGTCTCAACGGAATTGAAGAAGACGGTGCCCTAGATCacgatgacgacgatgatgatgatgatgatgatgatgactccgAAGTGGAGGAGAATCGTGACCGTTTGATTAGGAAATCGAAGAGCCGTGGaggtagtagtagtactagaACGAGGAATACGATTGatgatcatcaacatcatcacctGGAGGAGAAGGCGCCGCCACCTCCTCCGGCGGCGAATTCACGGCCAACTCCTCCGCCACGTCTGCAGCAGcatcaacaacagcagcagcaacctTTCTACGATTACTTCTTCCCTAATGTTGAGACTATGCCTGGAACCACATTAGAAGACACTCCTCCACAACCACAGGTTGCAAAACCTCTCCCTCCTCAACCACGTTCACCAgtcacagaggaagaagaagatgatgatgatgacgatgacgatgatgatgatgaagaggaagaagaagaggaggcgGTGGAGGCCGTGGATGAACGGAAAGCTCCTCCGGTGGAGGAAAGACCAAAAAGAGTGGAGGAAGTGAGTGTTGTTGAATTGGAAAAAGTTACTAATTTGAGAGGGGTGAAGAAGAGTAAAGTGATGGGGATGGTCGGAGAGAGGAGAGGAATGAGAATGCCGGGGACGACGAATTTGGGGAATGTATTCAATGAGCTTGATGATAGTTTCTTGAAAGCTTCTGAAAGTGCTCATGAGGTTTCTAAGATGCTTGAAGCTACTAGGCTCCATTACCATTCTAATTTTGCAGATAACCGAG GACATATTGATCACTCTGCTAGAGTGATGCGTGTAATTACATGGAATAGATCGTTTAGAGGTATACCAAATGCTGATGATGGGAAAGATGATGTCgatttggaagaaaatgaaactcATGCTACTATTCTTGACAAATTGTTAGCATGGGAAAAGAAGCTCTACGACGAAGTCAAG GCTGGTGAACTCATGAAAATCGAGTACCAGAAAAAGGTTGCTCATTTGAATCGGGTGAAGAAACGAGGTGGTCACTCGGATTCATTAGAGAGAGCCAAAGCAGCAGTTAGTCATTTGCATACAAGATACATAGTTGATATGCAATCCATGGACTCCACAGTTTCAGAAATCAATCGTCTTCGGGATGAACAACTATACTTAAAGCTCCTTCACCTTGTCGACGC AATGGGGAAGATGTGGGAAATGATGCAAAAGCATCATCAAAGACAAGCTGAGATCTCAAAGGTTTTGAGATCTCTAGACGTTTCGCAAACTGTGAAAGAAACAAATGATCATCATCACGAACGTACTATCCAGCTCTTGGCGGTGGTTCAAGAATGGCACACACAGTTTTGCAGGATGATAGATCATCAGAAAGAATACATAAAAGCGCTTGCCGGATGGATAAAGCTAAATCTCATACCTATCGAAAGCACACTCAAGGAGAAAGTATCTTCGCCTCCTCGAGTTCCCAATCCCGCAATCCAAAAACTCCTCACCGTTTGGTATGATCGTTTAGATAAAATCCCTGACGAAATGGCGAGAACTGCCATAATCAATTTTGCAGCGGTTATAAGCACGATAATGCAGCAGCAAGAAGATGAGATAAATCTCAGAAACAAATGTGAAGAGACAAGAAAAGAACTAGGAAGAAAAATCAGACAGTTTGAGGATTGGTACTATAAATACATGCAGAAAAGAGGACCGGAGGGGATGAATCCGGATGGGTCAGAAGCGGATAACGATCACAAAGACGAGGTCGTTGTGAGGCAATTCAATGTAGAACAAATTAAGAAGaggttggaagaagaagaagaagcttaccaCAGACAAAGCCAACAAGTTAGAGAAAAGTCATTGGCTAGTCTTCGAACTCGCCTTCCTGAGCTTTTTCAGGCAATGTCCGAGGTTGCATATTCATGTTCGGATATGTATAGAGCTGTTACGTATGTGACTCAGCGGCAAAGCCAAAGCGAACGGCATCAGAAACATACCCAGGGACAGGGTTCGTAA
- the LOC104779323 gene encoding uncharacterized protein LOC104779323, translating to MVTLRRTSKRLARGSGSAAKSATPARSKTTRPIPASYPSSPTISPSHSPIPVRNFQDPSNPVNHVTFGANPASIGVNPTSSSIPIKYFGVPNPISSQMSQEQFAFDGIQYSPYFLNSGDNPGSYIISEVLDGTNYNTWNIAITTALDIKNKLAFVDGFLARPLETHPHYRIWSRCNAMVKSWILNSVTKEIYGSILRFKDASAMWQDLLVRFHITNLPRSYQLTQQIWSLHQGALPGMAFSSSTLKFVGILRVTGNTLSSRSMIIDSGATHHVSHDKSLFVHMTDSVCGKTVTLPTGPDIWIAGIGQIRLNDSLILSNVLYIPDYASISSV from the exons ATGGTTACACTCCGTCGAACCTCAAAGCGATTAGCTCGCGGTTCTGGTTCTGCAGCGAAATCAGCAACTCCAGCTCGATCGAAGACTACTCGACCTATTCCGGCGAGTTACCCTTCTTCTCCGACGATATCACCTTCACATTCACCTATTCCGGTGAGAAacttccaagatccatctaaTCCGGTGAATCATGTTACTTTTGGAGCCAATCCTGCTTCCATTGGAGTCAATCCTACTTCCTCTTCAATTCCGATAAAATATTTCGGTGTTCCAAATCCTATCTCATCTCAAATGTCACAAGAACAATTCGCATTTGATGGAATTCAGTATTCTCCTTACTTCTTGAACAGCGGCGACAATCCAGGATCTTATATCATCTCTGAGGTACTTGATGGAACAAACTATAACACCTGGAATATAGCTATCACTACCGCCTTAGATATTAAGAATAAGCTTGCGTTTGTGGATGGATTTCTTGCTAGACCATTAGAAACACATCCACATTATCGCATATGGTCAAGATGTAATGCAATGGTGAAATCTTGGATTCTGAATTCTGTGACAAAAGAAATTTATGGAAGTATTCTACGATTCAAAGATGCTTCTGCGATGTGGCAAGACTTACTTGTGCGTTTTCACATCACGAACTTGCCAAGATCTTACCAACTTACACAACAAATCTGGTCTCTTCATCAAGG TGCATTGCCTGGTATGGCTTTCTCGTCCTCTACTTTAAAATTTGTAGGGATCTTGAGAGTCACCGGTAATACATTGTCATCTAGGTCTATGATCATAGATAGTGGTGCTACTCATCATGTTTCACATGATAAGAGCTTGTTTGTGCATATGACTGATAGTGTTTGTGGTAAAACAGTGACCTTACCTACTGGACCAGATATATGGATTGCAGGAATTGGTCAGATTAGACTAAATGATTCTCTGATTTTGAGCAATGTCCTTTATATCCCAGATTATGCCTCAATATCCTCAGTGTAA